In Bacteroidales bacterium, a single genomic region encodes these proteins:
- the clpX gene encoding ATP-dependent Clp protease ATP-binding subunit ClpX, protein MDKCSFCGRSKKEANMLIAGLEGHICDTCIEQAHSIMKEELGSKKNIKLDNVKLLKPQEIKNFLDQYVIGQDMAKKVISVAVYNHYKRLMQKADAEDIEIEKSNIILVGETGTGKTLLARTVAKMLHVPFTIVDATVLTEAGYVGEDIESLLTRLLQNADYDVKAAEKGIVFIDEIDKIARKGDNPSITRDVSGEGVQQGLLKLLEGSIVNVPPQGGRKHPEQKMIPVDTKNILFICGGAFDGIEKKIAQRLNTKIVGYGASKNRDRVDAKNLLQYIAPQDLRSFGLIPEIIGRLPVISHLNPLDREALRAILTEPKNALVKQYFKLFKMDGIELTFADGVLDYIVDKAIEFKLGARGLRSICETIMLDAMFETPSVDTSELEITIDYAARKLERIDLAVLKAS, encoded by the coding sequence ATGGATAAGTGTTCATTTTGCGGTAGATCCAAGAAAGAGGCCAATATGCTCATAGCCGGTCTTGAAGGTCACATCTGTGATACTTGCATTGAACAGGCTCACAGCATTATGAAGGAAGAACTTGGCAGCAAAAAGAATATAAAGCTCGATAATGTCAAACTTCTGAAACCACAGGAGATCAAAAATTTCCTCGACCAGTATGTTATCGGTCAGGATATGGCTAAAAAAGTAATATCAGTAGCCGTATACAATCATTATAAGAGGCTGATGCAAAAAGCTGATGCTGAAGATATTGAAATTGAGAAATCAAATATTATCCTTGTCGGAGAAACCGGAACAGGGAAAACACTTCTTGCAAGAACAGTTGCAAAAATGCTTCATGTTCCGTTTACTATAGTTGATGCAACAGTGCTAACTGAAGCTGGATATGTAGGTGAAGATATAGAGAGCCTGCTCACCCGATTGCTGCAAAACGCTGATTATGATGTAAAGGCAGCTGAAAAAGGTATTGTATTTATTGATGAGATTGATAAGATCGCAAGAAAAGGTGATAATCCTTCTATAACCCGTGATGTTTCAGGTGAGGGTGTTCAGCAGGGATTGCTTAAACTGCTTGAAGGCTCAATAGTTAACGTTCCGCCTCAGGGTGGACGTAAACATCCTGAACAAAAGATGATACCTGTCGATACTAAGAACATCCTTTTTATATGCGGCGGTGCATTTGATGGAATAGAGAAGAAGATCGCACAAAGACTGAATACCAAGATTGTAGGCTACGGCGCTTCCAAAAACAGGGATAGGGTTGATGCTAAGAACCTTCTGCAATATATTGCCCCTCAGGATCTTAGATCATTTGGACTTATTCCTGAGATAATAGGCAGACTGCCGGTTATTTCCCATCTGAACCCTCTCGACAGGGAAGCACTCAGAGCAATATTAACAGAACCTAAAAATGCACTTGTAAAACAGTATTTCAAACTGTTTAAAATGGATGGTATTGAACTCACTTTTGCTGACGGAGTTCTTGATTATATTGTAGACAAAGCAATTGAATTTAAACTTGGGGCACGTGGACTAAGATCAATCTGTGAGACAATTATGCTCGATGCAATGTTTGAAACACCATCGGTTGATACCAGCGAACTTGAAATAACAATCGATTACGCCGCACGAAAACTTGAAAGAATTGACCTTGCGGTACTTAAAGCATCATAA
- the clpP gene encoding ATP-dependent Clp endopeptidase proteolytic subunit ClpP produces MSILDDFGKYAKSKRGISSLNLHRYTSVYGSYISPTIIEERQLNVASMDVFSRLMMDRIIFLGLPIDDYVANIIQAQLLYLDSSDPGKDIQIYFNTPGGSVNAGLGIYDTMQYISADIATICTGMAASMGAVLLTAGKKGKRSALKHSRIMIHQPMGGAEGQASDIEITVREIVKLKRELYEIIALHSGNTVEKVEKDSDRDYWMTSQEAKDYGMIDEILQKNNK; encoded by the coding sequence ATGAGCATTCTTGACGACTTTGGAAAATATGCAAAAAGCAAACGCGGGATAAGCAGTCTAAACCTGCACCGCTATACATCAGTATATGGTAGCTATATATCACCAACAATTATTGAAGAAAGACAGCTAAACGTGGCATCAATGGATGTCTTTTCCCGTCTGATGATGGACAGGATAATCTTCCTTGGTCTTCCAATCGATGATTATGTAGCTAATATTATACAGGCACAGTTACTTTATCTCGACTCTTCCGATCCGGGAAAAGATATTCAGATATATTTCAATACTCCCGGAGGATCAGTAAATGCAGGTCTTGGAATTTATGATACAATGCAGTATATATCAGCTGATATTGCTACAATCTGCACTGGTATGGCAGCTTCGATGGGAGCAGTTCTTTTAACTGCCGGTAAAAAAGGTAAAAGATCAGCCCTCAAACACTCCAGAATAATGATTCACCAGCCAATGGGCGGCGCTGAAGGACAAGCTTCCGATATAGAAATTACTGTTCGTGAAATTGTTAAGCTTAAGAGAGAACTTTACGAAATAATAGCTCTTCACTCAGGGAATACCGTTGAAAAAGTTGAAAAGGATTCAGACAGGGATTACTGGATGACATCACAGGAAGCAAAAGATTACGGTATGATTGACGAGATTCTTCAGAAAAACAATAAATAG
- a CDS encoding glycoside hydrolase family 97 protein yields the protein MKNSLLFVSLLLFSGSFLSAKEYKVNSPDGKIAVTVNVTEEIKWSASIDGKEVINSTKVAMMLDDGRVLGKAEKVKSAKVTVQNETSKPVVASKRSEILEHCNILTIAFNSGFALQFRAYDDGVAYRFETFFKEEITVKNEISDYTFPAGSHSWYPLEESFMSHNERTFLYSSLDTIGKKHLASLPTLFKVNDINVLITESDIEDYPGMWITGEGAGKITGTWSKYPDTERLSRDRDLHITGSKDYIAKTKGTRTFPWRAFVIARTDVNLIESDLVYKLAKPNQIKDPGWIKPGQVAWDWWNANNIFGVDFVAGINNDTYKYYIDFAAKNGIEYVILDEGWYKLGNVTEQVPGIDVAELCRYAESKNVSIILWVVWKSFWDKLDESIALYEKWGVKGVKVDFMQRDDQKIVNFYLEATRKTAEHHLLIDFHGAYKPDGLGRTWPNALTREGVKGMENNKWSKDINPDHDVTLPFTRMVAGPMDYTPGAMINMDKTNFSPQFTRPESQGTRAHQVALYVIYESPLQMLSDSPSNYMKEQETTDFIVNIPVVWDDIIGLDGKVGDYLLLARRSGKEWFVGALTDWTSRDMELNLSFLPAGEYVMEVFQDGINADKYAGDYKHLKKGVKSGDKMNIHLAPGGGWAARITPVK from the coding sequence ATGAAAAATTCATTATTATTTGTTTCTCTATTGTTGTTTTCCGGTTCTTTCCTTTCAGCAAAGGAATACAAAGTAAATTCTCCCGACGGAAAGATCGCTGTTACAGTAAATGTGACGGAGGAGATAAAATGGTCAGCATCAATTGACGGAAAAGAAGTAATCAATTCCACAAAAGTTGCAATGATGCTCGACGATGGCCGGGTACTTGGCAAAGCTGAGAAGGTGAAGAGTGCAAAAGTGACTGTTCAGAATGAAACCTCCAAACCGGTTGTTGCCAGCAAGAGATCGGAAATTTTAGAGCACTGTAATATACTCACAATAGCTTTTAATTCAGGATTCGCTCTTCAGTTCAGAGCTTATGATGATGGAGTTGCATATAGGTTTGAGACTTTCTTCAAAGAAGAGATTACAGTAAAAAATGAGATCTCTGATTATACTTTCCCGGCAGGATCACATTCATGGTATCCTCTTGAGGAGAGTTTCATGTCGCACAATGAGAGAACATTCCTCTACTCTTCGCTCGACACAATAGGGAAGAAACACCTGGCAAGTCTGCCAACCCTGTTTAAAGTAAATGACATAAATGTTCTTATTACCGAATCTGATATTGAGGATTACCCTGGGATGTGGATTACAGGCGAAGGAGCCGGAAAAATTACAGGTACATGGTCAAAATATCCTGATACTGAAAGACTTTCGAGAGACCGGGACCTTCATATCACCGGGAGTAAGGATTATATTGCAAAAACAAAAGGTACAAGGACATTCCCCTGGAGAGCATTCGTAATTGCGCGAACAGATGTTAACCTTATAGAGAGCGACCTGGTTTATAAACTTGCAAAGCCGAATCAGATTAAAGATCCGGGATGGATAAAACCAGGCCAGGTTGCATGGGACTGGTGGAACGCAAATAATATATTCGGAGTTGATTTTGTAGCAGGAATAAATAATGACACCTATAAGTACTATATTGATTTTGCTGCTAAAAACGGGATTGAATATGTAATTCTTGATGAGGGATGGTACAAGTTGGGTAATGTTACAGAGCAGGTGCCGGGCATTGATGTAGCTGAGTTATGCAGGTATGCTGAAAGTAAAAATGTCAGCATCATCCTGTGGGTTGTATGGAAATCATTCTGGGATAAGCTTGATGAATCAATTGCACTTTATGAAAAGTGGGGTGTGAAGGGTGTAAAGGTTGATTTTATGCAGCGGGACGATCAGAAGATTGTCAATTTTTACCTTGAAGCAACAAGGAAAACAGCAGAGCATCATCTTTTGATAGATTTTCACGGCGCATATAAGCCTGATGGTCTGGGACGTACATGGCCAAATGCCCTTACCCGCGAAGGTGTAAAAGGAATGGAAAATAACAAGTGGAGTAAGGACATAAACCCAGATCATGATGTAACATTACCATTTACCAGGATGGTTGCCGGTCCGATGGATTATACTCCGGGAGCAATGATCAACATGGACAAAACCAACTTCAGTCCTCAGTTTACAAGACCTGAGAGCCAGGGAACAAGGGCACACCAGGTTGCATTATATGTAATTTATGAAAGCCCTCTTCAGATGCTGTCAGATAGCCCCTCGAACTACATGAAGGAACAGGAAACAACTGATTTCATTGTGAATATTCCTGTTGTCTGGGATGATATTATCGGACTCGACGGTAAAGTAGGGGATTATCTTCTGCTTGCCAGACGCTCGGGTAAAGAGTGGTTTGTTGGAGCATTGACTGACTGGACCAGCCGTGATATGGAACTCAACCTGTCATTTCTGCCGGCAGGAGAATATGTGATGGAAGTATTTCAGGATGGAATAAACGCAGATAAATATGCCGGTGATTATAAACATTTGAAAAAAGGTGTAAAATCAGGCGATAAAATGAATATCCATCTTGCTCCCGGTGGCGGATGGGCAGCAAGAATTACTCCTGTAAAATAA
- a CDS encoding dihydrofolate reductase, translating to MISIIVAVSDDWGIGKNNELLWNISEDLKRFKRLTMGNTIIMGKKTWESLPKRPLPGRKNIVLTDVPNECVDCSVTAYSIEDALSKCDKNEEIFIIGGGSVYRQFMPLADRLYITHVHKKAPADIYFPEIDMNIWKVVEKEEFPASETVTIPYTYVIYERKV from the coding sequence ATGATATCAATAATTGTAGCTGTTTCCGACGATTGGGGTATAGGCAAGAATAATGAGCTCTTGTGGAATATTTCTGAAGACCTGAAGAGGTTTAAGCGTCTGACAATGGGCAATACCATAATAATGGGCAAAAAAACATGGGAGTCATTACCCAAACGCCCACTTCCGGGAAGAAAGAATATTGTTCTGACAGATGTTCCTAATGAGTGTGTTGATTGCTCTGTAACAGCCTATTCAATTGAAGATGCCCTGAGCAAATGCGACAAGAATGAAGAGATTTTTATTATTGGCGGGGGAAGCGTTTACAGGCAGTTTATGCCGCTTGCCGACAGACTTTATATTACACATGTGCATAAAAAGGCCCCGGCAGATATTTATTTCCCTGAGATTGATATGAATATCTGGAAAGTAGTTGAAAAGGAAGAGTTTCCTGCCAGCGAAACTGTTACCATTCCGTATACCTATGTAATATACGAGAGGAAGGTTTAA
- a CDS encoding thymidylate synthase yields the protein MKQYLDLLDHVLKNGNEKSDRTGTGTRSVFGYQMRFNLEEGFPVLTTKKLHLKSIIHELLWFIAGDTNIKYLTENGVKIWNEWADKDGNLGPIYGSQWRSWTAEGGRKIDQLTNVINSLKKSPDSRRHIVCAWNVGDLDRMALPPCHILFQFYVADGKLSCQLYQRSADIFIGVPFNIASYALLTHMVAQVTGLKPGDFVHTFGDAHIYLNHIDQVKLQLTREPYKLPKMVINPAVNDIFKFRFEDFELTDYVSHPHIKGEIAV from the coding sequence ATGAAGCAGTATTTAGATCTACTCGATCATGTTTTAAAGAATGGCAATGAGAAGTCCGACCGTACAGGAACCGGGACGAGAAGTGTGTTTGGTTACCAGATGAGATTTAACCTTGAGGAAGGATTTCCGGTTCTGACAACAAAAAAGCTTCATCTGAAATCAATAATTCATGAATTACTCTGGTTTATTGCAGGTGATACTAACATAAAATACCTTACTGAAAACGGAGTAAAGATCTGGAATGAGTGGGCCGATAAAGACGGAAATCTTGGTCCGATATACGGATCCCAGTGGAGGTCGTGGACTGCAGAGGGCGGGAGGAAAATTGACCAGCTTACAAATGTGATAAACTCACTTAAGAAATCACCCGACTCACGCCGTCATATTGTTTGTGCATGGAATGTTGGTGACCTCGACCGGATGGCACTTCCTCCGTGTCATATACTTTTTCAGTTTTATGTTGCTGACGGAAAACTTTCATGTCAGCTTTACCAGCGAAGTGCCGATATATTTATTGGTGTCCCGTTTAACATAGCATCATATGCCCTATTAACACATATGGTTGCGCAGGTAACCGGATTAAAACCGGGTGATTTTGTTCACACTTTCGGTGATGCACATATATATCTTAATCATATTGATCAGGTTAAACTTCAGCTTACCAGGGAGCCTTATAAACTGCCAAAGATGGTTATCAATCCGGCGGTAAATGATATTTTCAAATTCCGTTTTGAGGATTTTGAATTGACAGACTATGTGTCTCATCCGCATATTAAAGGTGAAATTGCAGTATAA
- a CDS encoding bifunctional nuclease family protein — protein sequence MKRVKLKVTGISYSQTQSGAYALILNEENGDRRIPIIIGGFEAQAIVIKLENLDPPRPLTHDLFKKFADEFSIAVSEVMIYKLEEGVFFSKLVCNNGVKEYSIDSRTSDAVALALRFDCPIFITEEILEKAGITVSQSESDTSPSAEPDNVFATESGKYSSYTDEELYKMIDDSVKTEDYERAASIRDEIEKRKKKKKK from the coding sequence ATGAAGAGAGTAAAGCTTAAGGTTACGGGCATTTCTTACAGCCAGACTCAATCGGGAGCTTATGCATTGATTCTTAATGAAGAAAATGGAGACAGAAGAATACCTATTATAATTGGAGGTTTTGAAGCGCAGGCAATAGTAATAAAGCTTGAAAATCTCGATCCTCCCAGGCCGCTAACCCATGATCTGTTCAAGAAATTCGCAGATGAATTCAGTATTGCGGTTTCTGAAGTAATGATCTACAAGCTGGAAGAGGGTGTCTTCTTCTCAAAACTTGTCTGCAATAATGGAGTAAAGGAATACTCTATCGACAGCAGAACATCTGACGCAGTTGCGCTTGCCCTTCGCTTCGACTGTCCGATCTTTATCACCGAAGAGATCCTCGAAAAAGCCGGAATAACAGTTAGTCAGTCTGAATCTGACACTTCTCCTTCCGCTGAACCCGATAATGTATTTGCAACTGAAAGCGGTAAATATTCCTCATACACTGATGAAGAGCTTTATAAAATGATTGACGATTCAGTGAAGACCGAAGATTATGAGCGGGCTGCCTCGATCAGGGATGAGATCGAAAAAAGGAAAAAGAAGAAGAAAAAATAG